A stretch of DNA from Desulfobacteraceae bacterium:
AGACCCGGTGATCACCACGGCCACCGACCTCAGCGGCGTCCCGGCCATCGATCTGCTGGCCCAGGAGAACCATCTTTCTATTGAAAATCCGGCCGCAATCCAATACGTAAGCATGGCGCTGCTGACCGGCCAGCCCGTGCGCCTCCACGACCCCATGGGCTGGGTCGGCCACCGGCTGCCGGCGGGCGCCGTGATCGCGTTTGACACGCCCGAAGCCAAGGGCGCCACGGCCGGGGTCTGGGTGGATGACGTGCTGGCGCCGGTCCCGCCGCGAACCCTGGTCCTGCGCCCCCCAAGCCTGGCTGCGGGCATGGGCTGCAACCGCGGCACCCCGCTGGCGGAGATGCGCGGCCTGCTGCTGGAAACCCTGGCGCGCTTCAGGCGGTCGGCGGCCAGCCTGAAGCGCCTGGCTTCCATCAGCCTCAAGCAGGACGAGCCGGGTCTCCTGGCGCTGGCCCAAACTCTCGGAGTACCGCTGGTTTTTTTCGAAAAAGACGCCCTCGCGCGGGCGGACGGGGTCGTCTCCCCCTCGGCGCGGGTGGCGCGACATGTCGGAGTCGAAAGCGTATGCGAAGCCGCCGCGATCCTGGCGGCCGGAAACGGCCCGCTGATCGTCCCCAAACAGACCAGCCGCAACGCGACCGTGGCCATCGCCCGAATACCCTCTACATCGTCGGCATCGGCCCGGGGGGACTGGAGCACCTCTCGCTGAGGGCCAGCGCGGTGCTCCAGGCGGTGGATACGGTGGTGGGCTACACCACCTACATCGACCTGGTCAAGCCGCTGCTGGCCGGCAAGGAGGTGGTCAGCACCGGCATGCGGCAGGAGGTGGCGCGGGTCGAAGCCGCCATCGACCTGGCGCTGGGGGGTAAATCCTGCGCCATCGTCTCCAGCGGCGACCCCGGCATTTACGCCATGGCCGGGCTGGTCTTCGAAATGTGCCGTCAAAGGGGCATTCCCTTGACCCCTGCGACCGCGGCAGCCGGGGCGGCCGCCGAGGCCCTGCCGGTTGAGGTGGTCCCGGGGATCCCGGCGCTGTGCGCCGGCGCCGCCCTGCTGGGCGCACCCTTGACCCACGACTTTGCGGCCGTCAGCCTGAGCGACCTCTTGACCCCGTGGGAAAAGATCGCGCGGCGCCTGGATGCCGCGGCCGGGGCCGATTTCGTTATCGTGCTCTACAACCCCAAGAGCAAAAAACGGGACTGGCAGCTTGCCCGCGCTCAGGAAATCCTGCTGCGCCACCGGTCCCCGGAAACCCCCGTGGGGATCGTGACCAGCGCCACCCGGGACCGCCAGCACCTGTCGCTGCTGCGCCTCGCGGAACTCAAGGACGCACCGGTGGACATGCAGACGGTGGTCTTCATCGGCAACGCCAGCACCACCCGCAGCGACGGGTTCATGGTGACCCCGCGGGGCTATACCCGCAAGTATGACCTTGGCTGACACCCCGCCGGCGGCGCACCCCGTCACGCGTCGCCCGAGAAAACGATGACCGCTCTCAAACCGACACCAGCAACCGCCTGTATCGCCGTCATGGGCACCGGCTCGGATGTGGGCAAAAGCGTCATCGCCACAGCCCTGTGCCGGGTTTTGGCCGACCGGGGTCTGCGCGTGGCGCCCTTCAAGGCCCAGAACATGTCCAACAATTCGGGGGTCACCCCCGATGGCCTGGAAATGGGCCGCGCCCAGATCGTCCAGGCCGAGGCGGCCCGCATCGCCCCCCACGTCGACATGAACCCGATCCTGCTCAAACCCACCAGCGAGGTCGGCTCCCAGGTGGTGCTGCTGGGCGAGGCCCTCACCAACGCCACGGCCGCGGCCTACCACCAGTTCAAGGCGCGCCTCTTCCAGGAGGCCTGCCGAGCCTACGACCGCCTGGCCGCCGCCCACGACCTGATCGTAATGGAAGGCGCCGGCTCGTGCGCCGAGGTCAACCTGATGGCCTCGGACATCACCAACCTGCGGATGGCCGATTACGCCGGCGCCCGGGTTTTGCTGGTGGCCGACATCCACCGCGGGGGGGTTTTCGCCCAACTGGTGGGCACCCTGGCCTGTCTGGAGCCGGCCCAGCAGGACCAGATCGCCGGCTTCGTGATCAACCGTTTCCGGGGCGACCTGGCCCTCTTCGGCGACGGCACCCGCTGGATCACGGCGCGCACCGCCAAACCGGTCTTCGGGGTCCTGCCCTGGCTTACGGACATCCGCATCGAAGCCGAAGATTCAGTGGTCCTCGAAAACCCGCCGCCGCACTCCGGGGCCTCGCACAACCGGCCGCGGATCGGGGTGATCCGCCTTCCGCACATCTCAAACTTCACCGATTTCGACCCGCTGGCAAACCTGGAGGGCCTCTCGCTCCAGTTTCTCGAAAAAGTTCAGGAACTGACCGCCTTCGGCGCCGTCATCCTGCCCGGGTCCAAGAACACCCGCTCCGACCTCGCCTGGCTGGTGCAAAGCGGCTGGGCCGAGCGGTTGAAGGCCTACGCCGAGGCCGGCGGCCATCTGCTGGGGATCTGCGGGGGCTATCAGATCCTGGGACAGCATGTGGCGGACCCCGACGGGCTGGAGGGCCGCCCCGGCACCACCCCCGGCCTGGGCCTGCTGCCGGTGACGACCCGCCTGGCAGCTCCCAAGACCACCACCCGTTCGCGCTTCCTGTGGGGGCCAGCCGCCGGCAGCGGCTACGAGATCCACATGGGTCAGACCCGGCGCGCCGGCGGCCGTCCACTTTTGGCCGTGACCGAGCGCAACGCCCAGGCCTGCAGCGACGCGGACGGCTGCGTGGCCCCCGGCGGACGCGTCATGGGCACCTACATGCACGGTCTTTTCGACACCCCGGACGTCACCCGCGCCTGGCTGGCCACCATCGGGCTGGAGGCCGTCGCCGTCGGCGAAATCCACGGGCCGGCTGCCCGGGACCGGGCCTACGATCGCCTGGCGGCCCATTTCAGCCGCCATATCGACACCGACGCCCTGCTGGCGGCCTGCCTGGGCGGAAATTTTGCGGGAAATTGAGGCGATGATATCATCACCGTTCCAGCCACCGACGGCGAGCGAATCGATCCTGGTGATCGGCGGCTGCAAAAGCGGCAAGAGCCGCCACGCCCTGGCGCTGGCCGCGGCGGTGACGCCGCCCCGGAGGCTTTTCATCGCCACCTGCGTGCCCCGCGACGAGGAAATGCACCAGCGGGTGGCGCGCCACCAGGCCGAGCGCGGCCCGGAGTGGCGCACCCTGGAGGAGCCGCTGGGTCTGGCCGAGGCGATCCGCAGCCACAGCAGCGCAACCGATTTGATCCTGGTGGACTGCCTGACCCTCTGGCTCAGCAACCTGATGCTGGCCGATGAGTCCCTGGACGGGCTGGACCGCCGGCTGAGCGAGCTGATGGCGGCCCTCGGGAACGCCCGCTGTCCCGTGATCCTGGTGTCCAACGAGGTCGGGGCCGGCATTGTGCCCGAAAACAGCCTGGCCCGTCGTTTCCGGGACGCCGCCGGGATGATGAACCAAACGGTCGCAGCGGGAGTGGACCGCGTGACGTGGATCGTTGCGGGCATCCCGCTGACCGTCAAACCCCAGACCCCCGGTCGGGGCTGAGACCGTGGGGCGCGCCATGATCAGACCTCTTTGGCAGGATTTACGCGCCGCCCTCCAGTTTCTCACGATCCTGCCCGTTGGCGGCGGCGGAGACTTCAACCCCCGGGGGCTGCTGCCCTTTTTTCCGTTGGCGGGTGTTCTCGTGGGGGGTTTGCTGTTCCTGCTGGATTCGGCCGTCCTGCAGCTTTGGCCGCGGCCCGTGGCCGCGCTGCTGGACGTGGCCTTTCTGGCGTTTATCACCGGCGCCCTGCATCTGGACGGTCTGGCCGACGCCGCCGACGGCCTCTACGGCCGGCGCCCGCGGGAAAAGGCGCTGGCCATCATGAAAGACAGCCGGGTGGGAGTCATGGGCCTGGTGGCGGTGGTGGCCGGGCTGGCGCTCAAGTGGGGGGGCATATCGGCCCTGGAGTCCCATCGGGGCCTCCTGCTGGTGGTGATCCCGGCCTTCGCCCGGGGCGGCATGCTGATCGGGATGCGCTTTCTGCCCTATGGCCGGCCCGAGGGCGGCACCGGCCGCGCCTTTTTCGATGCGCCGCTGACGCTGCGGTCCTTTGCCGGGTTCCTGCTGCCGCTGGGGCTGTCGGTTTTCCTGGGGTGGCGCGGCCTTTTTCTGGTAATCGCCTTTGCCACGGTCGTCGCCGCAATCCTGGCCTACTACCACGCCAAGCTGGGCTGCATCACCGGCGACATGCTGGGCGCGATGACCGAGGTGACCGAGGCGGCGTTGTTTTTGCTGCTATCCGCGGGAGGTGCGCTGTGATCGTTGGGCACGGCGGCAACATCGTTGAAGTGGCGCGCCAGGTCGGCTGCCGGCCGTCTGAAATCAGCGACATGAGCAGCAATGTCAACCCCCTGGGGCCGCCGCCGGGCCTGCTGGCGCATCTGGCGCAGCACCTGGAGGCCATCCTGGCCCTGCCCGAGGTGGACTCCATGCAGATGGTGGAAGCCTTTGCCCGGCGCCACGACCTGCCCGCCGATGCCGTCCTGGCCGGCAACGGCACCACCCAGCTGATCTACGCCCTGCCCCGGGCCCTCGACACCCGGCAGGCCCTGATCCTGGGGCCCACCTACGCCGATTATGCCGACGCCTGCCGCATGCAGGGAGTAGCCCCCGCATTCTCAATGGCCCGGGAGACTGACGGTTTCCGGCCGGACTTGGAGCGCCTGGACCAAGCGGCGGCCACCGCGGACACGGTCTTCGTCTGCAACCCCAACAACCCCAGCGGCGCCCTGATCCCGTCGGCGGATCTGGAGCGCTGCTGCCGCCGCCACCCCGGGGTGACCTTCATCATCGACGAGTCCTACCTGCCGTTTGCCTCCCCGCCGGCGGATAGAAGCCTGATGGGCTGCGGCCTGCCGAACGTCGTGGTGCTCAACTCGATGTCCAAGATCTTCCGCATTCCGGGTCTGCGGATCGGTTTCGCCGTCTCGAGCCCCGCCACCATCCAGCGGCTGCGCCAATTCGCCCTGCCCTGGAGCGTCAACAGCCTGGCCCAGGCGGCGGTGGGCTACCTGATGGCGCACCCGGCGGAAACCGAGGCCTTCGTCAACGTTACGCGCCAATTCCTGGATGCCGAGAAGGCGGCCTTCGGCGAAGCCCTGAAGGCCGCGGCGCACCTGGAGCCCTTCCCCAGCGCCACCTCCTTTATCCTGATCCGCCTCGACGGCGGTCTG
This window harbors:
- a CDS encoding cobalt-precorrin 5A hydrolase yields the protein MTPSARQNRLAVWAITPRGAEIALRLARHLPGCDLHLAAGLAHAPLAEATFQRLAHALPPHFYRYGGHIFVMATGIVVRLIAPLIRHKTVDPAVVVIDEGARHAISLVSGHLGGANQLALEVARITAADPVITTATDLSGVPAIDLLAQENHLSIENPAAIQYVSMALLTGQPVRLHDPMGWVGHRLPAGAVIAFDTPEAKGATAGVWVDDVLAPVPPRTLVLRPPSLAAGMGCNRGTPLAEMRGLLLETLARFRRSAASLKRLASISLKQDEPGLLALAQTLGVPLVFFEKDALARADGVVSPSARVARHVGVESVCEAAAILAAGNGPLIVPKQTSRNATVAIARIPSTSSASARGDWSTSR
- the cobJ gene encoding precorrin-3B C(17)-methyltransferase, with translation MVGIGPGGLEHLSLRASAVLQAVDTVVGYTTYIDLVKPLLAGKEVVSTGMRQEVARVEAAIDLALGGKSCAIVSSGDPGIYAMAGLVFEMCRQRGIPLTPATAAAGAAAEALPVEVVPGIPALCAGAALLGAPLTHDFAAVSLSDLLTPWEKIARRLDAAAGADFVIVLYNPKSKKRDWQLARAQEILLRHRSPETPVGIVTSATRDRQHLSLLRLAELKDAPVDMQTVVFIGNASTTRSDGFMVTPRGYTRKYDLG
- a CDS encoding cobyric acid synthase, which translates into the protein MTALKPTPATACIAVMGTGSDVGKSVIATALCRVLADRGLRVAPFKAQNMSNNSGVTPDGLEMGRAQIVQAEAARIAPHVDMNPILLKPTSEVGSQVVLLGEALTNATAAAYHQFKARLFQEACRAYDRLAAAHDLIVMEGAGSCAEVNLMASDITNLRMADYAGARVLLVADIHRGGVFAQLVGTLACLEPAQQDQIAGFVINRFRGDLALFGDGTRWITARTAKPVFGVLPWLTDIRIEAEDSVVLENPPPHSGASHNRPRIGVIRLPHISNFTDFDPLANLEGLSLQFLEKVQELTAFGAVILPGSKNTRSDLAWLVQSGWAERLKAYAEAGGHLLGICGGYQILGQHVADPDGLEGRPGTTPGLGLLPVTTRLAAPKTTTRSRFLWGPAAGSGYEIHMGQTRRAGGRPLLAVTERNAQACSDADGCVAPGGRVMGTYMHGLFDTPDVTRAWLATIGLEAVAVGEIHGPAARDRAYDRLAAHFSRHIDTDALLAACLGGNFAGN
- the cobU gene encoding bifunctional adenosylcobinamide kinase/adenosylcobinamide-phosphate guanylyltransferase; amino-acid sequence: MISSPFQPPTASESILVIGGCKSGKSRHALALAAAVTPPRRLFIATCVPRDEEMHQRVARHQAERGPEWRTLEEPLGLAEAIRSHSSATDLILVDCLTLWLSNLMLADESLDGLDRRLSELMAALGNARCPVILVSNEVGAGIVPENSLARRFRDAAGMMNQTVAAGVDRVTWIVAGIPLTVKPQTPGRG
- a CDS encoding adenosylcobinamide-GDP ribazoletransferase; the encoded protein is MIRPLWQDLRAALQFLTILPVGGGGDFNPRGLLPFFPLAGVLVGGLLFLLDSAVLQLWPRPVAALLDVAFLAFITGALHLDGLADAADGLYGRRPREKALAIMKDSRVGVMGLVAVVAGLALKWGGISALESHRGLLLVVIPAFARGGMLIGMRFLPYGRPEGGTGRAFFDAPLTLRSFAGFLLPLGLSVFLGWRGLFLVIAFATVVAAILAYYHAKLGCITGDMLGAMTEVTEAALFLLLSAGGAL
- the cobD gene encoding threonine-phosphate decarboxylase CobD produces the protein MIVGHGGNIVEVARQVGCRPSEISDMSSNVNPLGPPPGLLAHLAQHLEAILALPEVDSMQMVEAFARRHDLPADAVLAGNGTTQLIYALPRALDTRQALILGPTYADYADACRMQGVAPAFSMARETDGFRPDLERLDQAAATADTVFVCNPNNPSGALIPSADLERCCRRHPGVTFIIDESYLPFASPPADRSLMGCGLPNVVVLNSMSKIFRIPGLRIGFAVSSPATIQRLRQFALPWSVNSLAQAAVGYLMAHPAETEAFVNVTRQFLDAEKAAFGEALKAAAHLEPFPSATSFILIRLDGGLKAATVWRRLAARRILIRDCSNFEGLSERFIRISLKDQATNRALCRHLRELG